The genomic region AACATGACGCCGGATCGAAACGACGTCATGAATCCTACTGATACGCTGTCGCCACCGGAAAATGGATCGGCCTCCTTGTCCACCGACCACTCCCGGAAGCCGGCTTGGCTTACACCCGCCAAAGCCAAAAATACAACTCCAGCAATACAGCATAGCTTATACACTTTATTCCCCCGAATTATGCGTTCGTTCAGCGATGTTCGATCCAAGATAAAAAATCAATCTTTAATTTAAAAGAATTGCAGATGCTTCCAGGGAGAGAGTTTTTAGCGTCTTGACCGAACCTATTGATGCTGGCTTGGAGCTGGATCCATGTCGTCAATTCTGCGTGACCCCCCTATCCCCTGACAGCCTTGCGGCCTAGCTTCTGCAGCAACGGTGGGCGTTGCCAGATCATTGGGCCCATTCACGCACCGTAGGAGTAACTCCATGGACTATGTCAAATTCGGCCCGACGGGCCTCGAGGTATCGCGCATCTGTCTCGGCTGCATGACCTATGGCGAGCCGGACCGGGGCAACCATGCGTGGACCATGAGCGAGGAGGCCAGCCGCCCTCTGCTGCGCCAGGCGGTCGAACTCGGGATCAATTTCTGGGATACGGCCAACGCCTATTCGGACGGCAGTTCGGAAGAGATCGTCGGACGGGCCATCAAGGATTTCTCCCGGCGCGAGGATATCGTGCTGGCGACAAAGGTGTTCAACCGCATGCGGCCGGGTCCGAACGGCGCCGGCCTGTCGCGCAAGGCAATCTTCGACGAGATCGACAACAGCCTGCGCCGGCTTGGCACCGATTATGTCGATCTCTACCAGATCCACCGTTTCGACCATGTCACGCCCATCGAGGAAACGCTGGAGGCGCTGCACGATGTGGTGAAGGCCGGCAAGGCCCGCTATATCGGCGCCTCTTCGATGCACGCCTGGGAATTCGCCAAGGCCGTCTACATCTCGCGGCTGCACGGCTGGACCCAATTTGTCAGCATGCAGGATCACCTCAACCTGCTTTACCGCGAGGAGGAGCGCGAGATGCTGCCCTTCTGCGAGGACCAGAAGATCGCCGTTATCCCCTGGAGCCCGCTGGCCCGCGGTCGCCTCACCCGCGACTGGAACGAGAGCACCTCCCGCCAAGAGAGCGACCAGTTCGGCAAGACGCTCTATAACCAGGCGGTCGAGAGCGACAGGCAGATCATCGATGCCGTCGGCGCACTCGCCACGGCACGCGGCGTCTCCCGCGCCCAGATCGGCATCGCCTGGATCGCCCAGAAGAGCGCAGTCACCGCGCCCATCGTCGGCGCTTCCAAGCCGCACCACCTGACCGACGCCGTTGCAGCCCTTTCGGTGAAGCTGACGGCGGAAGAAATCGCCGCACTGGAAGCACCCTACGTGCCGCGCGGTATTGCCGGGTTCGAGTGATATATCTTCGGCATGACCGCGCTTGTTCCCGTGTCAGCTCCGCTGGGAATTCCAGCAAGGCGAGGGGGATAAGCGCGGTTTAGCAAAGAAATAATTGGCTTAGCCCGAGTCAAGGTCTCTCCGGCAAAGGCCACCTGCCCGCTCTAGGGCAAATGTGATGAGACGCCAGATGGCGATCGGCTATAGGATCGTGCGTCCTGTCCCGGCATCCGAGGATTCCCCCATGTCCACCGTCCCCTTCGAGGCCCGCCGCTTTCAGTCCACGGCCGAGTATTATCTGCGCTACCGCGTTCCCTATCCGGACACGCTGATTGCCCGCGTCGCCAACCGCTGCGGCCTGCAGATCGGCGATCCGCTGCTCGATCTCGGCTGTGGACCGGCCCAACTCGGCATCGCCTTTGCTCACCTGGGCGCCAGGGTGACAGCGATGGATCCGGAGCCGGAGATGCTGTCTGCCGCGACAGAAGGCGCCCGGAAAGCCGGCGTCGAGATGACCGTGCGGCAGGGTTCGTCCTACGACCTTGGCCCGGATATCGGTCCCCTCAAGCTGGCGGTGATGGGCCGCTCCTTCCACTGGATGGATCGGCCTGCGACGCTGGAAGCGCTCGACCGGCTGATCGTGCCGGGCGGCGCCGTCGTGCTGTTCCACGCCACCCATCTCGCCATGGTCCCGGACGGACGCAAGATCATCCAGCAGCTTGGCGAAAAATTCTCGCCGGAGCGCAGCGCCGACAGCGCCATCCGGCAGAGCAGCGAATGGCCGCGGCACGAAAGCATCCTGCTCCGCTCCGTCTTCAACAATCTCGAGAGCATCGGTATCATTCGCGAGCGCCACATCGGCATCGATGACCTCGTCGGCCGCGCTCTTTCCATGTCCACCACCTCGCCCCAGGCGCTCGGCGAAGAAGCTGCTGCCTTCGAGGCAGCCGCGCGTACCGCGCTGACGGAGGCTGCACCCGATGGCAAATTTACCGAGATCGTCGAATCGACCGCCCTGCTTGCCTTTCGCGATTGACCGGCAAGAGCAAAACTAGACCTGCTGGCGAGACAGTTGCCGGTGGGTCGCCGTCAGAAACTCGTCGGCCATCGCCCCGTCCTCCATGGTGCGCGCCAGGATAACCGCGCCCATCATCGCGGCAAGCGTGGCCAGCGCATTGGCGCGACGCGCCTCTGGCGTCTCTCCGGCAACAATCTCGGCCAGCACATCGACCAGATCCGTCAGCCCGCCTGAAAAGGTCGATTGCAAGCCTGCGCCCTGGCGGCTGACCTCCTGCGTCAGCGAGGCGAAGACGCAGGCGCGGCTCTGCAGATTACGGCGCGACAGGTAGTGCTGCAGCAAGGCCTCCAGCGGATCGCCCTCGGCTGTCTCGACGATCTGCCGCCAGCGATCCCGGGTCTTTTCGACCAGTACCCTGCTTGCCTCGAAGGCCAGCTTCTCCTTCGATTCGAAGTGCCCGTAGAAACCGCCATGGGTCAGCCCCGCAGCCTTCATGATGTCGGCCACGCCGATCCCGTCGAAACCCTTCTCGCGAAACAGGTCGCAGGCAGCTTCCAGGATCAGGGCCCGGTTTTCAGCGAATTTTTCGCGGCTCACGCGCATCGGCCTGCCTCATCGAAATCGTTGCTTGACAATTTACATGACGACCATCATCAATGCAAGATACATGATGCCCGTCATCTAAAGGCCAAGTTGCAGCCTTGCTGGACTTTGCCTCGGAGACGGGTGAAATTGTCGCAGACCCGGTCGCGACGCGAATGCTTCGACCACCGATCACTGGAACAGTCCCATGGTTTCCACTGCCCTAGCCTCGACGCTTGCCCGCCGCAACATCCACTACGGATGGGTGGTGGTGGGTGCCACTTTCCTCACTATGCTGGTCACCGCCGGCGCCATGGGCGCGCCGGGAGTCCTCATCAAGCCGCTGCAGGACGAGTTCGGCTGGAGCACATCGTCGATATCCTCGGCGCTGGCCATCCGCCTTCTGCTGTTCGGACTGATGGGGCCCTTTGCCGCCGCCTTCATGAACCGCTTCGGCGTGCGCAACGTCATAATTTTCGCGCTTGTCACCGTTGCCATCGGCTTCATCGGCTCGCTCTACATGACGCAGCTGTGGCAGCTGCTGCTCTTCTGGGGGATCATCGTCGGCTTCGGCACGGGGCTGACGGCGATGGTGCTGGCAGCAACGGTCTCGGCCCGCTGGTTCACCAAGAATCGCGGCCTCGTGGTTGGCATGCTGTCGGCGAGCTCGGCCACCGGCCAGCTGGTCTTCCTGCCGCTGATGGCGGAGCTGACCCAGCGCTACGGCTGGCGCAGCACCGTCGTCTTCGTCTGCGCCATGCTCGCTGTCGCGGCTCTGGTCGTCATGGCGCTGATGCGCGACCGCCCGGCCGACCTCGGCCTGCCGGTCTTCGGCGAGGAAACGGTGACGCCCGTACCGAAGATCGACAAGAGCCTCGCTGCCATGCTGATGTCGCCGCTGCTGGTGCTGAAGGAGGTCTCGCGGAGCTCGACCTTCTGGATCCTGTTCACCACCTTCTTCATCTGCGGGCTCAGCACAAACGGGCTGATCCAGACGCATTTCGTCACCCTCTGTGGCGACTACGGCATCCTGCCTGTCGCAGCCGCCAGCGTGCTCGCCGTCATGGGGATCTTCGATTTCTTCGGCACCATCGGCTCGGGCTGGCTGTCCGACCGCTTCGACAATCGCTGGCTGCTGTTCTGGTATTACGGCCTGCGCGGCCTCGCCCTGCTGTTCCTGCCATTCAGCCAGTTCGGTTTCTACGGCCTGTCGATCTTCGCGGTCTTCTACGGACTGGACTGGATTGCCACCGTGCCGCCGACGGTCAAGATCGCCGCCGACCGATTTGGCCCGGAAAAGGCCGGCATGGTGTTCGGCTGGGTCTTTACCGGCCATCAGCTGGGCGCTGCCACTGCCGCCTTCGGCGCCGGCCTTTCGCGCACCGAACTCGACAGCTACCTGCCCGCATTCTTCGTCGCCGGCGCCTTCTGCCTGCTGGCCGCTATCCTGGCGATCACGCTGAGCAAACCCGGCATCACGCTCCGCCGCGCAGCCGCTGCCCACTGACACCCACCGCCACCGGCGTTTGCCCGGGCCCGCAAGCCCTGCCGGCAAACGCCCACCGACGGAAATTGCCTATGAGCCCCCGCGCCGTCTTGCGCCTGCGCCCACTCGCATGTTAGACACCCGCCTCGTCGGTATCCGTTGCCCCATTGGCGGAATTGGTAGACGCGCTCGACTCAAAATCGAGTTTCGCAAGAAGTGCTGGTTCGACTCCGGCATGGGGCACCACGGACTACCCGAGACCTACTAGAAACACTGAAATCATTAAGCTAATTCGTCCTACGGGTACTTAGAGAGGTATGGAAGCGGCGCTTCTGAAGGATAAGCTTTCGGCGATGCGGGCATCCCTTGGGACATGACTGCCGTTGGGCTTTTCAATTCAACGCAAATCGCCATCAGCGGCCCAAATTCCTAAGAACGGTAACTCCAACGTGTAATGCTTAGGTGTTGCAGCGCTCGAAAGCGCATAATCAAAGTCCTGCTCTACTGTCCGAGCATGATACATCTGACCAGTTGCGCTGTAATTTCTTCGAGTACTTAGAAGCTTTCCTGTCTCGGTTGAAACCCAAAGTTCAATAGGCACCATAGCCCCTTCGCTAGTTGACCAAGCTGAATAGTGAATTTTTCCTCCAGTGGTGGACTGTCGCACACACACATGAAATGCTGAGAGGGAAGACAGCGGCAACGAAAGTTCATGGCGGCCCCACTCGCCGCTGGGTCGTTGCAAAAACAATACGTTGTCGACAATCCTAACTTCCTCTCTGATAACGTGGAATTTTTCGTCATTGGCAGCTTTTATCCTGTAACTAAAACGAGGCGTGCTGAAAGTTGCTAGAAACGCGTCACTGACCTCAGTGCAAATATCAGCTACAGGCTTTGGTTGAACTTGGGCGGACGACGAAGGCACGGCGTCCTCTGCATTTGCGCCGACAGTGGAGACAGGTTGCACTGCGACGAGGACAACTACCGCGAACAAGGTCGCTTTCAGTCTAGCGGTGCATCGTATTGCCATTGTCACTTCCTCAAATAAAAACGAGGATACACTCCATGCGCTTTTAACATGGAGCATAAGTGCCTCCGCGACGTCATTGGCGACTGCCTGCCAAGATGATATCTGGCGCGTTCATCTCGTCGAAGGGCGTACCAATGGACTGCCCTTAGAATCCGCAGGATCTAAAGGCAATATGAAATCTGAATCTTGTATGCCGGTGGGCTGGGTGGCGAGACGAAATAGTAGCCGTTGGCTTTTGTACCTATCTCATACGCGGCAACTGAATTTGCAAAAACTACCAAAGCAGCGAAACTCATAAGCAATTTGTGCATTGAAGCCCCCAACGCACGCTGCATAGCGCAGAAAAATCTGCTGAATTTCCGGCACTCCATGCCACGTCACCTGACAAACGTCATTTCCATATTGATGGAACTGCATGACCAACAGACATTTATTGTCGACGGTGGGCTGATCTTGCTGTAACGCCGCCGCATGCTCCGAACAGTCGTTATGTATTATTTGATCTCTTGTCTCAGTGCTGCGGCATTTGGAGGGCTGGCTTATTATCTGTACCTTAAGGGTGCCGATGATTATCGCACTTCGATCGACGAACCCGTCAATACGAAGCCTGTCGCGAAAAAAGGCGACCGCCTGAAGCCCTCGGATGTAGTGCATCAGGGCAGACCGGGTTTGTAAACGGCACTGATTGCTTGCTGCGCATATGCCGCGCGCCGTCTCCAAAGATCAGGTCTATCTGCCTGGGCCCTCTCAGCAGACAACCCGGTTGGCATATACAGAGTCCGAACCGCTCCACCCACCCTACAATTTTTGCCTTACGAAAACTTGCAGCATCGGCTTTCATATACCGTCAATCTTTTCGTCCGTTAGATCGAAGCCACGAACCCGGCTTCAGGATGCCCGTCTTGCAAAATCGAGAAAACGTTCGATCACGGTCTTTCCTAGGGGCGAAAATTGTCCTGGACGGCGGCTATTCCGTGTTTGATTGCATCGTCAGGGACATTTCGCCGGCCGGTGCGCGGCTGAAGGTGCAGAACGCCGTCTCCATACCGGATACCTTCAAACTGCTGCTGTCCGATGGACGCAGCTTCGATGCCACCGTCAAATGGCGTCGCATCGATTCCGTCGGCATCAGCTTTCCAGCGGCCGACATCGGATAACCACGCAGATTCAACCCGCCTCAGCCAAGCGGCCAGTAGACGTCCGAGCGAAAATCGTCGGGAATGCGCTCGAGCCGGGCCAGCGTTTCTGCGGCATAGGCGATCTGCATCTGGAGATAGCGCAGCGCCTTTGGCATTGCGGTGCCCGTGGCGAATTCGCGGATGCGCCACGTGTCGTAGCCGGCCAGTCCGATGCGCCGCCTGGCTTCGGCATGAACATCGGCGGCAGTCGGCCGCACCGTTGGCGCCATCAGCCGCGCTGCACTCCTGCCACCCTCGATCACCAGAAGCTTCATGGCCTGCTCCACAGAATCGCTTTGCAAAGAGTGTGCGCCGTAAAAGTGGATTTGCAATGCAGCAGACACGAAGCTGCCGCCCGCTGCAGCGCGATTAGGCCCGGCGTGACAAGTTTGCGACAGCGCCCGGCCTCGACGCCATCACGAAAATTTTGCACAGGGCAGGTAGAAGCCGGCGCCGGCGCCATTTACAGCCCCGGTCGAGCCCCCTAAAGCTCTTGCACTGCAACCGGGAAAGGGAAAGCATGCTGCGCAGACTGTACGACTGGACCATGTCGCTCGCCGGCCGGCCCTCAGCCGAAATCTGGCTCGCAGTGATCGCCTTTGTCGAAAGCTCGGTCTTCCTTGTGCCGGCCGACGTGATGCTGCTGCCGATGACGCTCGCCAAACCCAATCGCGCCTATCGTTATGCGCTGATCGCGACTGTCGCCTCCGTGCTCGGCGGGATCGCCGGCTGGGCCATCGGCTATTATGCCTTCGAGACCGTCGCCAAGCCGATCCTCGAATTCTACGGCAAGCTCGAAGCCTTCGACAAGCTGCGCAACGGCATCACCTACGAGACCGTCGTCCTCCTGCTGGTGACCTCGGGCCTCGCTCATCTGCCGCCGATCAAGGTGGTGACCATCCTGTCGGGCGTTGCCAACATCAATCTCGGCCTGTTCATCATTTCCGCCATCGTTGCCCGTGGCGCCCGGTTCTTCTTTCTCGCCTGGCTGCTGCAGCGCTACGGCGAGCCGATCCGCCATTTCATCGAAAAACGCCTGGGCCTGATTGCCGGCGCCGTCGCGGCTGTGCTGATCCTGCTTTATATCGCCCTGCATTTCCTGACGCACTGAACGACCCCGGAGCCATGCCATGACCGAGACGATCAACCCCGCCCGCCCCGCATTCGGTTACGCAGCACTTCTGGCACTCGGCATGGCGGCCACCGTCGGCTCGGCGCTCGGCTTCCAGTATATCGGCGGCTATACCCCTTGCGAACTCTGCCTGATGCAGCGCCTGCCCTACTACTATGGCATCCCCGTCGCCATTCTCGCAGCGCTGAGCGCACTGTTCGGCATGCCCGCCTGGCTCACCCGCGCGCTGCTTGCAGTGGCCGGCATCATGATGCTGGTGGGCGGCGGCATGGGCGTCTATCACGCCGGTGTCGAATGGAACTTCTGGGAAGGGCCGTCTTCCTGCACAGGACCGGCCTTCTCGTCCACGACGCCTGCCAGCGGTGGCGTGCTCGGCAGCCTCAACAAGGTGCATGGTCCGTCGTGCTCGGTGGCTGCGCTGCGCGTGCTCGGTCTTTCGATGGCCGGTTGGAATGTCATTGCCAGCCTCATCCTGGCCGCCATCGCCGTTGCCGGCTTCCGCAAGGCGGCGTGAGCAAACCGCAGCCGTCAGGGCTGCAGTTCGGTATCCCAGTAGAGATAGTCGAGCCAGCTTTCGTGCAGATAGTTCGGCGGAAACAGCCGGCCGTTATTGTGCAGGTCTTGCACGGTCGGCTGGTACGGCTTCTGCGCCGGGAACATCTGTGCCTGCTTCGGCAGCTTGCTTCCCTTGCGCAGATTGCAGGGCGAGCAGGCGGCAACGACATTCTGCCACGTCGTTTCGCCGCCATGGGCGCGCGGGATGACGTGGTCGAAGGTCAGATCGTCATGGGCGCCGCAATACTGGCATTCGAAGCGATCGCGCAGGAAAACGTTGAAGCGCGTAAAGGCCGGATTGCGGGACGGCTGGACATAGCTCTTCAGGCAAACGACGCTCGGCAGACGCATGGAGAAGCTCGGCGAAGAGACCGAGTGGTCGTATTCCGCGATGATATTCACGCGGTCTAGGAAAACGGCCTTGATCGCGTCCTGCCAGGACCACAACGACAAGGGATAATAACTCAGTGGCCGGTAGTCAGCGTTCAGGACGAGCGCCGGCAAGGCCTGGGGCGAAACTGCAATCGTCAAGGAAATCCTCCCGGTCGATTCATCTGCAGCACCATATTAGGCCTGTTGTTACAGGAATGTGAAGTCCAATAAATTCAGTGCAGAGCAGCATTTTTGGCATCCATTGGCCGATCACCCGACGGGCAGCGCGACACGCGCCGTGCGAACCGCGTAAAATGCCCAAAAAAGCCGTGCCGCCACTGACCGCCACGGCGCCCACGCCGTTGCCAGCACAACCACCTGCCTGGCCGACGGGCGCGTTTCCATCCCGAATGCCATGCCGACTGCCGCCTGCAGCGCCACGTCGCCCGCCGGAAACAGGTCGGCATGTCCGCAGCAGAACATCAGGTAGACCTCCGCCGTCCAAGGGCCGATACCCTTCACCGCCATCAGCCTGGAAAGCCCCTCTTCCGGGCTTTTCGCACCGAGATCCATGAGGTCTATCCGGCCCTCCACGACAGCTGCTGCCACTCTCGACAGCGTCTCCGCCTTGCCGCGCGACAGACCGAACTCGCGCCAGGCATCGGGCGCCAGTGACACATAGGCCTCGGCGCGCGGTGGCCCTCCGGCCGCACACATCCTGGCCCAGATCGCTTCGGCGCTCGCCCGCGACACCGCCTGCGAGACGATGACATAAGCCAGTCCGGCAAAACCGGGTTCACTCAGCCGCAACGGCAGAGTGCCGCACAGTGCGGCGATCGGGCGCAGGCGCGGGTCGATATCGAGCAACGCCTCCAGGCCCTCCGCAATGTCGCCGGCGTCGCGGATAATACGCATGTACTCACTCCTGTTGGCCGAAGCCCGAAAATCGTGGCAGAAGAAAGCATGATCGACCCGCCCCGTCAAAAGCCGACCTTCCGCTTTGCGCCAAGCCCGAATGGGCCGCTGCATCTCGGCCACGCGCTGTCGGCGATCCTCAACCACGATATGGCGAAGGATGTCGGCGGCCGTTTCCTGCTGCGGATCGAGGATAT from Rhizobium tumorigenes harbors:
- a CDS encoding DNA-3-methyladenine glycosylase family protein, encoding MRIIRDAGDIAEGLEALLDIDPRLRPIAALCGTLPLRLSEPGFAGLAYVIVSQAVSRASAEAIWARMCAAGGPPRAEAYVSLAPDAWREFGLSRGKAETLSRVAAAVVEGRIDLMDLGAKSPEEGLSRLMAVKGIGPWTAEVYLMFCCGHADLFPAGDVALQAAVGMAFGMETRPSARQVVVLATAWAPWRSVAARLFWAFYAVRTARVALPVG
- a CDS encoding disulfide bond formation protein B — translated: MTETINPARPAFGYAALLALGMAATVGSALGFQYIGGYTPCELCLMQRLPYYYGIPVAILAALSALFGMPAWLTRALLAVAGIMMLVGGGMGVYHAGVEWNFWEGPSSCTGPAFSSTTPASGGVLGSLNKVHGPSCSVAALRVLGLSMAGWNVIASLILAAIAVAGFRKAA
- a CDS encoding TetR/AcrR family transcriptional regulator — protein: MRVSREKFAENRALILEAACDLFREKGFDGIGVADIMKAAGLTHGGFYGHFESKEKLAFEASRVLVEKTRDRWRQIVETAEGDPLEALLQHYLSRRNLQSRACVFASLTQEVSRQGAGLQSTFSGGLTDLVDVLAEIVAGETPEARRANALATLAAMMGAVILARTMEDGAMADEFLTATHRQLSRQQV
- a CDS encoding MFS transporter, translating into MVSTALASTLARRNIHYGWVVVGATFLTMLVTAGAMGAPGVLIKPLQDEFGWSTSSISSALAIRLLLFGLMGPFAAAFMNRFGVRNVIIFALVTVAIGFIGSLYMTQLWQLLLFWGIIVGFGTGLTAMVLAATVSARWFTKNRGLVVGMLSASSATGQLVFLPLMAELTQRYGWRSTVVFVCAMLAVAALVVMALMRDRPADLGLPVFGEETVTPVPKIDKSLAAMLMSPLLVLKEVSRSSTFWILFTTFFICGLSTNGLIQTHFVTLCGDYGILPVAAASVLAVMGIFDFFGTIGSGWLSDRFDNRWLLFWYYGLRGLALLFLPFSQFGFYGLSIFAVFYGLDWIATVPPTVKIAADRFGPEKAGMVFGWVFTGHQLGAATAAFGAGLSRTELDSYLPAFFVAGAFCLLAAILAITLSKPGITLRRAAAAH
- a CDS encoding PilZ domain-containing protein, which encodes MQNRENVRSRSFLGAKIVLDGGYSVFDCIVRDISPAGARLKVQNAVSIPDTFKLLLSDGRSFDATVKWRRIDSVGISFPAADIG
- a CDS encoding aldo/keto reductase codes for the protein MDYVKFGPTGLEVSRICLGCMTYGEPDRGNHAWTMSEEASRPLLRQAVELGINFWDTANAYSDGSSEEIVGRAIKDFSRREDIVLATKVFNRMRPGPNGAGLSRKAIFDEIDNSLRRLGTDYVDLYQIHRFDHVTPIEETLEALHDVVKAGKARYIGASSMHAWEFAKAVYISRLHGWTQFVSMQDHLNLLYREEEREMLPFCEDQKIAVIPWSPLARGRLTRDWNESTSRQESDQFGKTLYNQAVESDRQIIDAVGALATARGVSRAQIGIAWIAQKSAVTAPIVGASKPHHLTDAVAALSVKLTAEEIAALEAPYVPRGIAGFE
- a CDS encoding class I SAM-dependent methyltransferase, which gives rise to MSTVPFEARRFQSTAEYYLRYRVPYPDTLIARVANRCGLQIGDPLLDLGCGPAQLGIAFAHLGARVTAMDPEPEMLSAATEGARKAGVEMTVRQGSSYDLGPDIGPLKLAVMGRSFHWMDRPATLEALDRLIVPGGAVVLFHATHLAMVPDGRKIIQQLGEKFSPERSADSAIRQSSEWPRHESILLRSVFNNLESIGIIRERHIGIDDLVGRALSMSTTSPQALGEEAAAFEAAARTALTEAAPDGKFTEIVESTALLAFRD
- a CDS encoding HNH endonuclease, whose translation is MTIAVSPQALPALVLNADYRPLSYYPLSLWSWQDAIKAVFLDRVNIIAEYDHSVSSPSFSMRLPSVVCLKSYVQPSRNPAFTRFNVFLRDRFECQYCGAHDDLTFDHVIPRAHGGETTWQNVVAACSPCNLRKGSKLPKQAQMFPAQKPYQPTVQDLHNNGRLFPPNYLHESWLDYLYWDTELQP
- a CDS encoding YqaA family protein, encoding MLRRLYDWTMSLAGRPSAEIWLAVIAFVESSVFLVPADVMLLPMTLAKPNRAYRYALIATVASVLGGIAGWAIGYYAFETVAKPILEFYGKLEAFDKLRNGITYETVVLLLVTSGLAHLPPIKVVTILSGVANINLGLFIISAIVARGARFFFLAWLLQRYGEPIRHFIEKRLGLIAGAVAAVLILLYIALHFLTH